The Clostridia bacterium genome has a window encoding:
- a CDS encoding ABC transporter ATP-binding protein, which yields MRKLLEIKNLRTVFKTYAGEVSVLNSISLSIFEGEAVGIVGESGSGKSVAMLSVMKLLADNGRVAGGEILFDGKDITNLNAETMQKIRGNEIGMIFQDPMTSLNPLFTIGNQLVEAILKHNRISKGEAREKAINMLKLVGIPSPEKRMNQYPHEFSGGMRQRAMIAMALSCEPKLLIADEPTTALDVTIQAQILELMKELKKRLNTSILLITHDLGLVADICDRVIVMYGGNIVEQGRTDEIFYSPKHPYTMGLLKSIPRLNMGKERLNPIEGQPPDMIHPLTGCPFSERCPKAMQICDIKKPHLKKISESHEAACWLLYVGDGGENNEQ from the coding sequence ATGAGAAAGCTGCTTGAAATTAAGAACCTCAGAACTGTATTCAAAACATATGCCGGTGAAGTATCAGTCTTGAATAGTATATCCCTCAGCATTTTTGAGGGGGAAGCGGTGGGGATTGTCGGAGAATCGGGGAGTGGTAAGAGTGTAGCAATGCTTTCAGTTATGAAACTGCTTGCAGATAATGGCAGGGTAGCCGGTGGGGAGATATTATTTGACGGAAAGGATATTACAAATCTGAATGCTGAAACAATGCAAAAAATCAGGGGAAATGAAATAGGAATGATATTTCAGGATCCCATGACTTCATTAAATCCCTTGTTTACTATAGGAAATCAACTGGTAGAAGCAATATTGAAGCATAACAGGATATCAAAGGGAGAGGCAAGAGAGAAAGCCATAAATATGCTTAAGCTCGTCGGAATACCGAGCCCGGAAAAAAGAATGAATCAATACCCTCACGAATTCAGCGGAGGCATGAGGCAGCGGGCCATGATAGCCATGGCGCTCTCCTGTGAGCCAAAGCTGCTTATCGCAGACGAACCCACAACAGCTCTTGACGTGACGATACAAGCACAGATTTTAGAACTGATGAAGGAACTAAAAAAGCGTCTTAATACATCAATATTGCTTATAACCCATGACCTGGGACTTGTTGCAGATATTTGCGACAGGGTCATTGTTATGTATGGCGGAAATATTGTAGAACAGGGAAGAACAGATGAAATTTTTTATAGCCCGAAGCATCCTTATACAATGGGGCTGCTTAAAAGTATTCCACGCTTGAATATGGGTAAGGAAAGACTGAACCCGATAGAAGGCCAGCCTCCGGATATGATTCATCCACTTACAGGATGCCCTTTTTCGGAAAGATGTCCAAAGGCGATGCAGATATGTGATATTAAAAAGCCTCATTTGAAAAAAATCAGTGAATCTCACGAGGCTGCATGCTGGCTTCTCTATGTGGGTGATGGGGGAGAAAATAATGAACAATAA